A genomic region of Cannabis sativa cultivar Pink pepper isolate KNU-18-1 chromosome 1, ASM2916894v1, whole genome shotgun sequence contains the following coding sequences:
- the LOC115705921 gene encoding protein RICE SALT SENSITIVE 3: MVGSGASDRSKEAVGMMALHEALRTVCLNTEWTYSVFWTIRPRPRVRGGNGCKVGDDNGSLMLMWEDGFCRGSLEEIEGEDLVRKAFSKMSIQLYNYGEGLMGKVASDKCHKWVFKEPTECEPNISNYWQSSFDALPTEWTDQFESGIQTIAVIQAGHGLLQLGSCKIVPEDLHFVLRMRHTFESLGYQSGFYLSQLFSSSRSSSSSIPIPSKQSPIPIRPPPPLFNWAQRPLPSPTSMIPSPNYHNSPARLGFPQAKDETHMFLHPHSSSETTRMEDMMGGIAGGGVRGRDQHENDIKWPNGLSFFNALTGKSDDAKLLFNTDNLGNKQENQNNHPNSDNACHGNSNELLSLDSHSAEDGRKTNSMENKFKRSFTLPVRMAASSSSTSVDHHHLNHHQQVEYRNSEQGGMYTDAMDTFLD; the protein is encoded by the exons atggTGGGCTCAGGAGCATCAGATAGAAGCAAAGAAGCTGTTGGGATGATGGCCCTTCATGAGGCCCTTAGAACCGTCTGTCTCAACACAGAGTGGACTTACTCTGTCTTCTGGACCATCCGTCCTCGCCC GAGAGTCAGAGGTGGCAATGGGTGCAAGGTTGGAGACGACAACGGCAGCTT GATGTTGATGTGGGAAGATGGATTTTGCCGAGGAAGTTTGGAAGAGATTGAAGGAGAGGATCTGGTGAGGAAAGCCTTCAGCAAGATGTCCATACAGTTGTATAATTATGGAGAAGG GCTGATGGGCAAAGTTGCATCTGATAAGTGTCACAAATGGGTCTTCAAAGAACCAACTGAATGTGAACCTAATATCTCCAACTACTGGCAAAGCTCTTTTGATGCT CTGCCCACTGAATGGACTGATCAGTTTGAGTCAGGGATTCAG ACTATAGCTGTGATTCAAGCTGGTCATGGTCTTCTGCAGTTGGGCTCCTGCAAGATT GTACCTGAAGACCTTCATTTTGTGCTGAGAATGAGGCATACCTTTGAATCACTGGGCTACCAATCTGGTTTTTATCTCTCCCAATTGTTTTCTTCAAGTAGAAGCTCATCCTCTTCCATTCCCATTCCTTCAAAACAATCCCCCATACCAATAAGACCACCTCCACCACTCTTTAACTGGGCACAAAGGCCACTCCCATCCCCCACTTCTATGATTCCTTCACCTAATTACCATAACTCTCCAGCAAGACTAGGCTTTCCCCAAGCCAAAGATGAGACACATATGTTCCTGCATCCTCATTCATCATCTGAAACAACCCGAATGGAAGACATGATGGGAGGTATAGCAGGAGGAGGAGTCAGAGGCAGAGATCAGCATGAAAATGACATCAAATGGCCCAATGGTTTGTCCTTCTTTAATGCACTCACTGGAAAAAGTGATGATGCAAAGCTTCTGTTCAACACTGACAACTTGGGAAACAAACAAGAGAACCAAAACAACCACCCCAATTCAGATAATGCTTGTCATGGAAATTCAAACGAGTTATTGAGTTTAGATAGCCACTCAGCTGAGGATGGCAGAAAGACCAATAGCATGGAAAATAAGTTCAAGAGGAGCTTTACTTTGCCTGTAAGAATGGCTGCATCGTCTTCATCCACCTCGGTcgatcatcatcatcttaatcACCACCAACAAGTGGAGTATAGGAATTCTGAGCAAGGGGGTATGTACACTGATGCCATGGATACCTTCTTGGATTGA